atcTTTAATAATACCTGTTGACCTGACCATGTAACTGCTCACatctgatcatgctgtgccctcgatgtagccagttcagatgcaggaggggttcaccgacacagctgatataacctagaggatttagggagaaggggagagactgttattgagaaaataaggtagttaaagtgacagtgttcaacaggaatctgtgtttggcctcacctggtgtccacaccacactaagtggctgcagaggactttatgctgaaaaacatgaacggacacacaaggacaaacaatatagcgtagttatagaaataatgatgtgtcttactattctccatggttgcccctcttgcctattctttgaaggtggaaggagccacagttatacacctgaacctgcttactgcacaacacaatccatcaatcagattgatgcatgagtgtgtaggtgtgggttATAGGGTGTCTAATTGTTCTACATTTTTTCAATATGGGTGATTTAAAATAGCCTGTTTTGTTCTTGCACAGACATCACACCCTTACTTAAACAGCACCCTCACATGAGAAGTAGAAATCAAAGGGAGAGAAACTGTGAATTTAATAACTGCAGTTGACACAGCTAAGTAAATGGAAGAATACTCTTATTGCAATGTGAATGgatcttaaaagagcctttggttgtgcatagtgtagtctatggtgttgccagggaacagcaccctctttGAAGAAGTAGGAGATGAAGATCTCCTGCACACGGATTGCCTCTCTTGCTGCGTTGTTGGACCCCATCCttgaaacatcctgcagagcagcagacttcTCCTCTGGGACACGGCGGCAAGCAGCAGATCCCCTCCTGGTTctcgtgtccatcctcatgaacttacgcaggacacaggtagccttcacacacctgaattcctccaggaggcagtcccagatgaccctggtcacccaaccttgcagTGCCCTACACGGTAACTGTAGGCAATCgttttgaaggaatctccagttactaggtatctgtaggaatatggaaGACGATGTAATTATTAGACTGTTACATCACCAGGTCATTGTggattactaaagtataatatccctgataacaaatcatgataacattggaTTGATAGATGCATGGGCACACATATGTGCATGTGTAGCATGTGACAATAacaggatcatatcaaggatagcatcagaaatgaatacataaataccacttgaagcttgatgatgagttgatcatttgaatcagctgtgcagtgctaaggcaaaaacaaCAATGTGCCTCTTTGAGTCCCCAGGACTGAAAACCACTGctcttcattgggacctcttcatATGTAGACTGGCTTTCATAGTGCTctttatctgaggacagaaaacctcacaagaaacagacttcattaTAGTCTGAATACTGAATATTATGTTACTATTTTATCTCCGTCCTCACTTCTAGGGACAGGAACAACACAAAgtacctgccctatccagaaTAGCCTCCTCTCCTACTGACAGTTGGGGctgctatcctttcaccctccatggctgttagctagctacctacaaatgcatttggagtttgttttttaaagtgataaatacatcaagataGAAGTTAGGTAGATGGTGATATTTCATtcacttagctagctatcttacAGTATTTGAAGTTAGTTATATAGATAGCTAGCCAACTAGATAGCTTATTTAGCAGCTAatttgagttagcctgcactgtagctagttagctaataatacatcgtttggtttttcacattttcaaaatctatttacttacttgaataggttctcccagcCATGTGGACAATTGGAAACAGGGCAGCAACATTTGTCACATCTGCTGACAGGACGCAATTGAGTAAAATGTAGATTTTATTTTCAGACAATAAGTTAAAGGGTAGGAAGCATGAGTTTTAACTCACCAGTGTAACGATACAGTGTGGTTAAAGACTTAGCAACTGAGTTGTAGTCACAATCTGGTTACCTATAAGTACAAAcagttatgtttttgttttaaatttacaaaattaaaattaaaatttacatttttctttttttctttactCAAGTTGAAAAAAGTTCAAATAGTTTTTATGGGGTGTAGGGTGGAAGCTGTCTCCGTGTATGAGGGAATTCCTGTCAGTGGTCGTCCTGTATAGGTCTGTGTTAAAGCCACCCCCTTCCCTCTTAATAAAAATGTCCAGGTAACTTGTTCATGCTCATCAAAGGTGAGGGTGAATTTCAGATGTTCACTGCTTGTATTGATCAAGGAGTGGAATCGATGAAGTTCCTCTGCTGTCCCCTGGAATAGAAGGAACACTTCATCAATGAAGACTTTTTCAGAGCCTGATGAGGTGCTAGAATGGATTGTTAAGGCTGACAATCACATTCTTCTCAAACAACCCCACATACAGATTGGCATAATTAGATGCTATTTTttttaactacaatgaccataatgacctacttgtcttgtctgtgttccttttacACCTGCTATGTAAAAGAGACAGAATAATGCACAATGGTCAATGCTATCTggaatccttgggacatccctaccctaaaccctaacctttgagtgactgatccattcatccttccatccctcctcagccTTCCTGTCCTCTGAAGAGGACAGAGTGAGGGTGGAGCTGagtcagagagctgttgagggactggttaGGAAGAACACTTCTACAGCCAGAGGTGAGTGGTCACACATGGTTtagatggtaaatatttatgtCCCCTTAGCAGTTCATCACGTTAGCAAAAGGGAAAAGGTTCCATTATCTATGATTATTTACATTAGTGCAAATTGTCCACTGATGTGGGTGTAGTTTCTCACTCCTTTTGGCTGTATGAAAGTTAATTtcccctcagacacacacattttGTTCTTTGATATTATGAAGGTAATTTGTGTAGAATGTACTTTTCCCCACTCATTCACCCCATCTCTTTACGCTGCTTATTTATATTCAGAGGCCTGACTGCATCCAGACTGTCAAAGGCCCATCCTGGTAGATCTGAACCTAATGCAGCTTGGAGTGATCAGAtgacagaagtcacatttaggtgccaggtgtaactgaggccaTAGATGCTCCATATACATTACGTTTGAGTGTTTTATATAATATGACTAAATGTGTTGCAggggcagtcaagaaatggaacagcaaggccacagaacatgacataagcagaactggggagaccacctcaagcccctggtagagccgggggtggtgtttaccaTTCCACCACGCCTTCAGCAGGCTGGAAAAGTGCGATTGATACCATTTTCATACTAAGATGGACCAAGAGTctgttgattggtcagtcattgggttaatttgttttgcaatatgttcaaatcaaatcaagctttatttatacagcacatttcagacatggatgcaacacAATGTCTTCAcaagaaaaaacagaaatatttacCACACaacataagaggataaaaaaCAAGGTTAACAACTTAAAGACTAATGAGCATCCTAAAGAACTGCCAATGATTAAAATGTTAAAATATCCAAatcaaaatataagcttgttttttaggaggggttctgaaagacacgaTGGGGGATGTCCAATGAAAGTTGACTAGGGACAACAACTGGGActtaaaagacacccaccatgagacccactaaatctgcccaagaagaggcacccaaaagaaaaacccacaaacttaaagacaggaagcaaaccaaaaaggtgctgactctccacatctatcaagacaactggaacaCTGGGCCAGACACTATTAAATAGAAtctggaccagctcaggtgaaacaccttcccactaatgagatggacaagccagcacaggtgtaacacatactgactaacgaggtgacaccaatcagtgcgtTAATTTGAAgaattagctagctacattttgaagtgttgcattttgattcaagtgggtcaCCAATGTTTTAAGTGGAACACAACTATTTTTTTGTTACTCACTTTTTGTTAAATCACCTAAATAGTTTcatttcagagcctggatttttcCCCTGAGGCTAAAATCAATAGAACAGGTGGTAAACGTTTAGGGTTCAACATTGTGAcgtcattaaaatactcctactacaatgttaaaacattctacattgtgacatcattaaaatactcctactacaatgctaaaacattctacattgtgacatcattaaaatacttcttctacaatgttaaaacattctacattgtgacatcattaaaatactcctactacaatgttaaaacattctacattgtgacattaaaatactcctactacaatgttaaaacattctataTTGTGAAATtaattcattgatatcatgaaacaactcctttatgtattttctgatgtttagtcagagatcttttatcatattatctcttcccacattgattacagctaagagatttctctcctgtgtgtgttctctggtgtgacaCCAGGCTGTTAAGCAAAGTAAAACTCTTCCCtcattgagtacagctataagGATTCTGTCCTGTGTGTCTTCTCTGGTGCAAAGTAAGCTGGCAAGATGTAGTAAAACCCTTCCCACATTTACTACAGCTatacggtttctctcctgtgtgtgtccgctTGTGTATATTCAGGCTGTCTGGCCGtgaaaaactcttcccacattgatcacagctataaggtttctctccagtgtgtgttctcttgtgtaaagtcagctggctagatgtagtaaaactcttcccacattgactacagttataaggtttctctcctgtgtgtgttctctggtgtgttgtCAGACATCCAGATGtaccaaaactcttcccacattgactacagttataaggtttctctcctgtgtgtgttctctggtgtgtctTCAGACATCCGGATGtaccaaaactcttcccacattgatcacatttAAAAactttctctcctgtgtgtgtccgctGGTGAACTATCATGCTGTTTAGCTgagtgaaactcttcccacattggtTACAGCTAtgtggtttctctcctgtgtgtgttctttggTGTATCTTTAAATAACTAGATGTAGAAAATCTCtttccacattgatcacagctataagatttctctcctgtgtgtgtccgctGGTGTACTATGAGGCTGTTAAGGTGAGTAAAACTCTTtgcacattgatcacagctataaggtttctctccagtgtgtattctctggtgtgatttcagggtttgtagacgaataaaactcttcccacattgattacagctatatggtttctctcctgtatgtgttctctggtgtatagttagatagctagatgtagaaaaactcttcccacatcgATTACAGCTATACGGTTTCTCTCCTGAATGTCCCCGCTGGTGTACCATCAGGCTGTTtagctgagtaaaactcttcccacattgatcacagccataaggtttctctccagtgtgaattctctggtgtgatttcagggtttgtagacgaataaaactcttcccacagtgatCACAGCcaaaaggtttctctccagtgtgaattCTTTGATGTATTTTAAAGTCTACTGAAGAATTGAATattttcccacagtcagagcagcagtgagtttTTTTCCCTGTAggtctctgctggtgtttcttgaggagttctgatctggagagactttTCTCTGCCTTTtcagcatcatgatgttgttgaggatccccagaggatccacgatagtcccGTCTCAATCCTGTGTGAATCAcaaagtcagacagtcagacagcccacaacagcagaaatccactgtttCAGGTAAAAGGTGATGCCCAGAGCATTCCCATGAGGTTGAACAACAATTGATGTCTGTTAAATTTGACAATTAAGACAGTAAAGTTAGCAACAATAgtcattttgtcttgttttcacattagtagtaactaGAAATAAGTTATTGAAGTTGTTTAAATCCTAACAGGCTCGCATGCGCTCGCGTTGCAAAATAAaattagaaatctatattattcaattattgcacccacactgcttgcacgtgccaacgagcgtctgcgttgctaAGGGCtgaaatagaagtcagttctatttgtgatgcagatcgcgctgcaagtcctgcctctcccatctcctcattggtttatagaagcaggtacccacgtgccatctcctcattggttatacccacatgggtgactgaaagacgaaagtggtggtaatgcacctaatttatgaaagttgccaattgtaatttaaagtcaagagaagaaaaaggctggaaggaagagagatgacaagaaacgattcggttgaccatttAAGTTCGGATTAAttggtggagtagaggaccttgtgcatttcaggtaaaataacaactcaatgtatcccaggacaaattagctagcaacagcaagctaactaaataggacaaattagctagcaagtgcaagccaGCTAGCTAAATTGTCATAAATGTCTAATGCTTTTCGAcgtgtccccaaattaatataattggttcagagtttgttttgatattttaacctacgTGTCGTGATCATGTTTGGTGTGAGGGGACAAAATACaggtatgcacgatggcgcaagcgcacagccggtttgggttccgtgaaACAGTGCGCCAAAAAACTTTTGGTCTCCGAtataggcccctttctgtgtttgctaaaattgcCGCACGATGGTGATGCAAATGCAATTTGGTTGAAGAAACTCCTCCCTGTTAATTAGGAAAccgctagttatggatgtagtatatctgcatGGGCCAAAAATGGTGAGCTTAGATTTAAGTTTTCCCAATGTATTCTGAATATTACAGCACACTACTGCAACTCAAGGAAACTCACATTCAACTCTGTGTCTATTCACTAATTCACCACTGTGGGGGAAAACTCAAGGGGTCATCATTGGCTGACTGCAAAAATAGCCTCCATTTTcaggttgcttatgagtgcatttcacactacttcgGATTATAATTATATGGCTCGCTTGAATCTCCTGCTTAATACGTGTGTGTTGTCACAAATCAACTGCTTTACACTTaaaaaacacttcaaccagtaaaatgctctTTGGCTAGCTTTGCCATCAGCATGACAATGAGGGTTTGTACACTAAGTGTTTAACAAATTAACCCATAgtttcacctaacaataacatagacctactgtaagatgcataacttcccctaacaataacatagacctactgtaggacccataacttcacctaacaacaacatagacctactgcagGACGCATAACTTctcctaacaataacatagacctactgtaggacccataacttcacctaacaacaacatagacctactgcagGACGCATAACTTCccataacaataacatagacctactgtaggacccataacttcacctaacaacaacatagacctactgcagGACCCATAAcgtcacctaacaataacatagacttactgtaggacccataacttcacctgacaataacatagacctactgtaggacccataacttcacctaacaacaacatagacctaggaCTTTAAATCATTTAATATTTCAGGTGAAACATGGAATGTATTTGTCATGACATTTCATAACCTGATCACCAGATAATTTTGTGAATAatcccactaggctactctgtaatgtgttgtcattctAAATGCCCTGAATTAAGGAAAAAAGCTATGTGTGTTGTACAATAGCCTATCCATCAAGGAACAGTTCTCTACACATTAAGAGCAAAGTATCTCTGTTTTCACTAACGAGACCCTACTATAAATCACAGACAATAACACATTATTAACACCAATTTGTTAGGGATGTTGGATCCAACGTGGAGCACAGCATAACTGTCTTTACCAGAGTAATGAATGAAGAAGCactttggttgttgttgcatgtcgtgatgtttgtcatgtgactgtcattcagaaaatGATTTCCGGGATCAGCTGATGATAGTTGAACATGTGACTGTAACTACACAGCTACAGTATTAAGAATTATGagtaattattgaagaaccgcATTGATGACAGCATCCATTTGGGTGTTGTCAATAAAGTTAAGGTGACTCTCGGTTAGAACCATTGGATTTAGCAAACTCTGAAATTATTTATGATTTCTGTGCCAATGAAAACTGTTTTCCCAGCGTAATATAAGGAGACACTAAATGTTACGTAGTTAGAGAGCATTTCAGAGATCTGAATACAAAAAACTGTactaacaggacaataacctaaaccacaaggccaaatctacactggaggagcttaccaagatgacattgaatgttcctgagtggcctagttacagtttggacttaaatcaTCTTGAAAGTCTCTTGcaatacttgaaaatgtattttttagcaatgatcaacaaccaacttgacagaacaggaaggattttaaaaataataattaatattcacatgaagatcagtcaCCTATTGGATGACATCACGACTTCCCATCAAGCCAACTACTTGAAGGCCTTACTATGACATCACTCACTCCTTTTTTtgtattacctttatttaactatacaagtcagttaagaacaaattcttattttcaatgacggcctaggaacactgggttaactgcctgttcaggggcagaacgaccttgtcagctcagggatttgaacttgcaaccttccggttactagtccaacgctctaaccactaggctaccctgccgccccttctaGTCTGCagttgtcaaaaaaaaaaaaaaaggaaaatgtGAAACATCCCTGGGGGACGTCATGAACAATTCATACAGTACAaaaacatattcaagtgtagaacgCCCTTTTAAAAATCGCACACTAGTTCAACAATTGCAGAGTTTGTATCCCTGTTTAAGATAGTACTCACTGTatttactggtgttaatcagatctccAGTCTGCTCTTCTTCGTCCTCCTCAAGTGTGACAGTAATCTCCCCCTCTTCATCCGTTATTCCAAAAACTTCATCTTCTACTCCAAAAACGGCATCATCCTCATTTTCTTTCACGgtaacatcctcctctttcactctgaacgcgtctttCACTGTAACGTCGTTCTCTTCGTCTTTcacggtaacagcctcaccctctacttgtttctgtattgtaacagcctcctcttcctcctcctctttcacgagagtttctttctccgtccagcagaccaccTCTTCTTCAGCAGGAGGAGAGTAgtttagtgaactcatggtcggggataatagctagttagcattagcgactagactaatgctaacttaaccagccagcTAGTTGACTTACAACGTAAATATTAAATTAAATGGGGTAGCTGGTTGTTTACACATAAGTATGTTTAAATCATAGTGTCAAATTAAACCACGAAATTGTCTAAAGAACTTGAATGTTCCGACTTTGTTGGCTAGCGAGCTACCGAGGTGGCTGCAGTTGTTgaagaagcgttccgtccactagattaaaCGTCACACTAGAAACATCGCCTGAAAGACACATATCGCCGTCTGCTGTCTGGAGGGAGTAAACCCAGCTGAGGAGggaattttttttcttcttcatttaaTTATAATATTATAAATCAGTTTAGGGAAACGTTTTTTCCTCTCCATTAAATAAGAATATTATATCAACACGTACAACAAGCAACAAGTGTTGTTTGATTAGGTCAGATGTTTTTTACTCCACATCTGTATTTC
This genomic window from Oncorhynchus kisutch isolate 150728-3 linkage group LG20, Okis_V2, whole genome shotgun sequence contains:
- the LOC116355357 gene encoding zinc finger protein 180-like, yielding MVHQRGHSGEKPYSCNRCGKSFSTSSYLTIHQRTHTGEKPYSCNQCGKSFIRLQTLKSHQRIHTGEKPYSCDQCAKSFTHLNSLIVHQRTHTGEKSYSCDQCGKRFSTSSYLKIHQRTHTGEKPHSCNQCGKSFTQLNSMIVHQRTHTGEKVFKCDQCGKSFGTSGCLKTHQRTHTGEKPYNCSQCGKSFGTSGCLTTHQRTHTGEKPYNCSQCGKSFTTSSQLTLHKRTHTGEKPYSCDQCGKSFSRPDSLNIHKRTHTGEKPYSCSKCGKGFTTSCQLTLHQRRHTGQNPYSCTQ